In Syntrophorhabdus sp., the sequence TTCCGCCCTCGAGCGCCTGGGAGATCTCGATCCTCAGGCGGTGGTTCTCCATCCTGGCGGGGTCTTCCTCGGAATCGGCGATCACCCTGCCGTCAGGGGCAACAAGGGTGATCCGGGCGTTGATCTTCTTCCCCGTCTCTTTCACGAAGCGGTCGATCACGACACCTCCGCCCTCCGACGGCATCCCCAGTGTTCGCTCCCCGAGGACGATGGCGATCTCCTTCAATTCCCGCGCGGTCCTCTCTATCTGGTAGTTGCGGATGAGATAGGACGAGATGAGGACGATGAGACCGGAAAGGACGATGGTGAGGAGAAGGTACCCGCCGAATATCTTGAGAAAGAGGGAGCGCTTCATTCCTCCACCCTGTATCCGGCGCCACGGACATTCTTTATGATATGGGCGGCATTGCCAAGCTTCTCGCGCAGGTGCCTGATGTGGACGTCAACGGTTCGGTCGATGACGTACTTTTCGTCACCCCAGAGATGGGTCAATATCTGGTCCCGGGACTGGATACGGCCCCGGCGCGAGGCGAGGAGCTCGAGTATCCTGAATTCCGTCGGGGTCAACTCCACCTTTTTCCCCTCGACCTCCACCTCGTGCCTGTCGAGATCGACGACAACGAGTCCGGAAATAACGATTTTGCGGGCATCATCCTCGCTCCGGCCATGCCGCCTCAAGACCGCTCGCACCCTGGCAACAAGCTCGCGGGGAGAAAAGGGTTTCGTCACGTAATCGTCGGCCCCCAGCTCCAGACCGATGACCTTGTCCGTCTCCTCCGTCTTTGCCGTGAGCATGATCACGGGGATGGAGGAGAAACGCTCCTGCGCCCTCAAGTACTTGCAGATCTCCAATCCGTCCACGTCGGGAAGCATGAGGTCGAGTATGACAAGGTCCGGCACCTCCTTCGCCAGGAACTGGTAGAAGGACTGCGCGTCGGCAAACCCGCTCGCACGGAAGTTCGATCTCTTCAGGTGGAGCGACACCAACTCCAGTATGTCCGGCTCGTCGTCGACGACCGCTATCAATTGGCTTGTCATACTATGAGATTACCTCATACCTTGCGCTTTGCAAAGCCGTTTCACTGTTCCATAGTAAAGGCGAATTGTTAATTTTGGATTAAGACTGCAGGGGTTTATCGCGACCGAAGACACGGTGAGCCCTTTCCGGTCCCCCCGGGAATCACATCTCAGACGACACTTTGCCCAGGAACACTACGAACTTTCGGAGCAGTTTCTCATCGAAGCATCTCTTCATGCCCCGGTCCCTCTGGTCCCGCCCGTTACCGTCCGGAGAGGCATCGTCCCCTTCCGGCGTCCCGACCATGATCCGTGCCGCCTCCATGGGAGAGAAGGCCTCCTTGTAGGGACGACGGGATGTCATGGCGTCAAAGACGTCGACTATCCTCAGGACGCGTGCGAGGACGTTGATGTTCCTCCCTTTGAGCCCCATCGGGTAGCCCTCGCCGTTGTAATCCTCATGGTGCTGAAGTATGGCCTTCTTGACGAACACGGGGGTATCCGTGTCGGCGAGCATGGCGAAACTCGTCAACGGGTGGCGTTTGATGATCTCCCACTCCACGGAGTTGAGAGGCCCCTCCTTATTGAGTATCTCGGGCGCGACAAAGACCTTCCCGATGTCGTGGAGCATGGCCCCCACGCCACACTGCTTCAGGAGCTCCTTCACCTGGACCTCATGATACGCCTCGATATCAGGGACTATCTGGGTAAGAACGTCGGAATTGCGCCTCAGGAAGGCCACCGTGAACCACAGCACCTTGGTGGCATGCTCGTAGGTCTTGTAGTCGTGGCCGATCATCTTCGCCAGGGGTTTCAGCGAATTCGACTCGGCTATGAACATGAGGGAATGGTTGACGAGCGCCTGGATCCGCCGCAGCGAATCCGGCCGCATTGTGCCGAGACCCAGAGAGGTTTCAAAGGTATCCTTGACGACATTCGTGGAGACCCTGCTGAAGACCTCAGCCTTCTGGTCGTCGGGCATCCCCTGGTTCTCGAGGATGGTCCCCAGGTTGTTCTCGAGATACTTTTCGTACTTGATCTCTTCGTCGAGGTCGATGAAGACCTCTTTCTGCCCCGTCTCGGCAAGCATGGCGAGCCGGTCCCTGCCGACCTCGTTGCCCGCGCGCGCCCACAGGATGTAGCGCCCATCGGGCGCAAGGACGTATATCTTGAATCTTGGCAGGCTTCCCGGCAGTATCGCGCCGGGAGGAATGGCCATGTATTTTGCATCGCGCATAAGATGTCTCTCTCCTGACCCTAAACCACAAGACGGACATGGCAATTCCGTCTCAGGTCAACAGGATTATCGCACCTCGTGGTGAAAGCTTAAAGGGACGGGAATGTTCCTTGCGTGTTGACGAATGCGGGGAAGACCGCGGGAAGCCGCTTACGCCTTTTTCTCACCGCGCTTGCGGGCAACCGTCCTGTAAAACTCCACCTCGACGGACTCCCCAAAATGCTTTCTGTATACTTTTCCGATGACGTGCTGAATCTCTGACCGAAGGCCCTCGTACGCGCTCATGAGCCGGACCGCGTCGTCGGTCACCTCGGAACCACCCCCCGAGACTCCCCCTATCTTCTTTCTCGTAAGGGCAAAACCGAGATTGCTCTCGCTCCTTGCTATGACACGCCGGGCCTTGCTGTACGCCATACCCAGAGAGGAGGCCGCCTCCCTCAGCGAACCCGTCTGCTGCACCCCTTTCAGGAGCTTGTACGGACCCTCCCCGAAAGCCTTGTCGCCCTCCATGTTGAGCCATATCTTGTAGATGAGCTTCATTCTGATCGCCCTGCCCTATTATAGCGCATTCCAACCGACGATGATACCTTGCCGGCGCAAATACGGTCGAGGAAAGGGGAAACATCATTCCATACTTGAAAACCCACCGCATCGCCTGGGCCTCGCTTCGTAAGCCAAAAGGCAACACCTCCACCCTGTCGGCGAGGTTCAGCGTCACACTGTAACCGTCTTTAGCCGTAAGGTCTTGAACGTCCTTAGGGCCCTGGAACTGCTACAGTCCCATCGGTGTTATCTGGTACTTGAAGGCGTAGCCTGCGTCTTCGACCTTCTTCTCAACAGCGGCCCGGGTTGCCTTGAAATCGAAGGTGTAGCTGTACTTGCTGCCGAGAACGTTCGATCGCTCCTCTATCGTGCCTCCCCGGCCGCCCGTGCCCGTCCTGTACGTCGTTTTCTTGAATCCGAAACCCGATGGCCCGTCGCCGAAACTGCCGCTTGACAGGCCCGATCCCGACTCCTTGAGCATTTCCGTGAACCGGACCTCCCGCGTGTCTTCCACTATCCGGTATTTCGCTATGTAGGTCACCTTCTTTTTCGAAAGGAAAGACTTCCGTTCGGCCACGACATATTCCACCGTGGTCACTCCTTCTTTTTCAGAGAACTGCGCCGGGACGGCCGAAAACACCTCTCTTATCTCTTCCTTCAGTGCCACTCGCAGCTCCTTTGCC encodes:
- a CDS encoding ribonucleoside-triphosphate reductase produces the protein MALKEEIREVFSAVPAQFSEKEGVTTVEYVVAERKSFLSKKKVTYIAKYRIVEDTREVRFTEMLKESGSGLSSGSFGDGPSGFGFKKTTYRTGTGGRGGTIEERSNVLGSKYSYTFDFKATRAAVEKKVEDAGYAFKYQITPMGL
- a CDS encoding LysR family transcriptional regulator, with protein sequence MKLIYKIWLNMEGDKAFGEGPYKLLKGVQQTGSLREAASSLGMAYSKARRVIARSESNLGFALTRKKIGGVSGGGSEVTDDAVRLMSAYEGLRSEIQHVIGKVYRKHFGESVEVEFYRTVARKRGEKKA
- a CDS encoding response regulator transcription factor — its product is MTSQLIAVVDDEPDILELVSLHLKRSNFRASGFADAQSFYQFLAKEVPDLVILDLMLPDVDGLEICKYLRAQERFSSIPVIMLTAKTEETDKVIGLELGADDYVTKPFSPRELVARVRAVLRRHGRSEDDARKIVISGLVVVDLDRHEVEVEGKKVELTPTEFRILELLASRRGRIQSRDQILTHLWGDEKYVIDRTVDVHIRHLREKLGNAAHIIKNVRGAGYRVEE
- a CDS encoding HD domain-containing protein, with translation MRDAKYMAIPPGAILPGSLPRFKIYVLAPDGRYILWARAGNEVGRDRLAMLAETGQKEVFIDLDEEIKYEKYLENNLGTILENQGMPDDQKAEVFSRVSTNVVKDTFETSLGLGTMRPDSLRRIQALVNHSLMFIAESNSLKPLAKMIGHDYKTYEHATKVLWFTVAFLRRNSDVLTQIVPDIEAYHEVQVKELLKQCGVGAMLHDIGKVFVAPEILNKEGPLNSVEWEIIKRHPLTSFAMLADTDTPVFVKKAILQHHEDYNGEGYPMGLKGRNINVLARVLRIVDVFDAMTSRRPYKEAFSPMEAARIMVGTPEGDDASPDGNGRDQRDRGMKRCFDEKLLRKFVVFLGKVSSEM